In Sphingobacterium sp. SYP-B4668, the sequence CCTTACGTATGTTGTCAGCGAATCAGATACAAACAATCGAAGTGATGGTCCAGCCTACTGCAAAGTATGATGCTGCAGGAGGTGGAGTAATTAATATCATCACAAAAAAGCGTATCCAGCAAAATTTACATGGCACTGTAGCTTCTACAATTGGTACACGGCAGGGAGACTGGAATGCTGGCCTCAACTTTGGGGGAGAGAGAATAGGACTATCAACTCATATCGGAAATACCTGGAGCTGGCCAGTAATGACGCAGATTACATCTGAACACCGCACGTCTGATGGAAGACTAGTTGCCTTTCAACATAACGATAGTAAGAATCGACGTCTTGGTTATCAAACTAATATAGTGATGGACTTCCAAGTGGATACTAATAACACATTTACCTCTACCTTTAATTTTAACCAGTTTGCTATTCTCACCAAGAATAAAATTACAAACCCATATCACATGATTGATCTAGTGCCTATTCTCAACAATAGTAAGCAGATGTCTGGTGGCCTTGATTGGAGTTTGGATTATAGAAGAGGGTTAAGAATGAAAGGACAGGAACTCGCTATGTCAGTCCAACTATCTACAAGTAAAAATGATATGGATTTGTCCATAGACAGCCCTCCGCTCCTAGAAGAGGTACGTAACTCTGGGGCCAATAAAGAAAAAACATTACAGATTGACTATGTACATCCAATTGGAATGACGAAAGTTGAATTGGGAGCTAAGGCTATTTTTCGAGATATTACGAGTGAAACCATACAAGGTATTCAAGTCGCCCAAGATCCATACCATGTATCCAATGATGAATCGTTGACCTATCGTCAGCAGGTTACAGCCGCTTACACTAGTCTAACTATGGACATCGGTAAAGATATTCAGGCTATTTATGGGCTACGGTATGAGCACACTTTTTTAGCTAACAATACCGATAAAGGAGCGGAAGGATTCGTACGTCGATATAATCATTTTATACCCAATATAATCTTGGGCTACCAAGTCCATGAAAAGCTCGGGCTCAAGACCAGTTATAGCCAACGTATTGCCAGACCGAGTCTATATTTTTTAAATCCTTTTCTGAATACATCTGACCCGATTAATCACCAGCAAGGGAATCCAGCTTTGCGAGCCGAATTAGCTCATAATTTGGAACTTGCTGGTAATTTGATAGACAGAAATCTAATGATGAGCATGACCGTCTATTTTAGAAAAACGAGTGATATTATCGAATCAATTTATACACCTAGGAATCAGGGCAATCAGACCTTGATGCTGCAACACTTTGACAATATCGGCGAGGCTTATGTATACGGTATTAATATGTTTGCGTCAACCACCTTATTCAAAGTTTTGAGTTTTCGCGCTAATCTGGATTTCAATCTGCAAGAGATTAGACCCTATTCGCAATATACGTCGCATAGTATCTACGTAAATCGATGGTTGTCTAATTATAAATCTTTTGCTGGAGCTGCTGTAGATCTCAAGAAAGGTTACTTGGTCGAATCATATGTATTCTTTGATTCACCACAGCGTGTTTTTCAAGGCCACTATTCCGCGTTCAATTTGTGCACTTTTACGGTCAAAAAGAAAATTGGTACAGATAACGGTACTGTAGGTCTTATCCTAGTAGATCCTTTCAGCGGAAGAAAAAATCTTCCATCGCACTTTAGGACGCCTACACATGAGCTGAATGGGAATTTTATACTTCCCTTTAGATCGTTAAGTGTAAGTCTTTCTTGGAAATTTGGCAAAGGGAAATACAGTTCACGAAATCGTAGAATTATCAACAGCGATCAGAAAATCGAGGGAAATACGGGTAGATAATGATTTCCTTTTTCATCCTAGATGCTCTGCCCGAAAGTAAGCAAATTGTTGTCTGGGTCGAGTAATGAAAATTCTTTTTGCCCCCAAGGTTTCGTTTGTAGATGACCCGCAGGATGTATCGCTACTCTCTTATCGAGAAGGGATTGATATAGTCCCTCAATGTCGTTAGTACGGATATAAATCTGTCCATAATTCTCCTTGGGGTCTAGATTTTTGAATGCGTAGAAATGAATCTCAATCGCGTCTCTTTTCACCATTAAATATTCAGGATAGTCTGCCGTTCCCAATTCTTCAAAGCTTAGTCTATTTACATAGTATTCCTTTGTTGCGGTTTTATCCCGCATGGGTAATTTGGGGTTTACACTTGTCAACATATCTTTTTGTTTTTCTCTTTCTAAATTTACACAATGTTATGAAACGACCATCCCTTATGAAGAACTAATGTTCGTTCCCTTTGTATATCCACATCGGAGAGGTTTGTCCGGCCCGACTGAAACCAACTTTCTCATAAAATTCAATGGCTTTGCCATCGGCTGTCAACATCTGCATGTGAAAATTGCCATATTTCTCCTGCATTTTGTTGACTATCATTTTCCCGATGCCGTTGCCTTGATAGAAAGGATGTACCAATAAATGTGGATAATAGACTACGAGGTATCCGTCAGAGATAGCATTCCCTATTCCTACTAGTTTGTTGCCGTCCCAAGCGGAGATTAAGGAATCGGAATTTATCAGCGCTTTGTACAGTTCATTCGGTTTATCAGCAGCGCTCCATTTATTTGCGCTATAAAGATCAAGTATAGCCTCGAGTTCTATATCCCGAGTATCAGAGATTGTAATAGACATTGTATAATGTTTGTGTGCGGTGTACAAAGTGTTCGAAATCCTATTTTATTCCAATAAAGTTAAAATTTTTGAATGAATTTTGTAAATCTATGTAATGCTAGGAGAAGTTGTACCTCTTATGGGTATAGGGTTGATGGACATAGTAGTAAAACATGCCTCCCAAAAAATATACGACTACATCCCATAAATCGGAGGTATGATGGATGGTAAATTCTGGCATCATCCATTCAAAGACATATGAAGTAGCAAGTGAGATGAGTAAAATCTGAAATAGTGGATAGCGGAAAGGTTTTTTAGTTTGGAGAAAGTAGATACCAACGGCTTGAGACACGTGAATTATAAGTGGAACGAATACAAAGTCGGTTAACCAGTTGT encodes:
- a CDS encoding bleomycin resistance protein, whose protein sequence is MLTSVNPKLPMRDKTATKEYYVNRLSFEELGTADYPEYLMVKRDAIEIHFYAFKNLDPKENYGQIYIRTNDIEGLYQSLLDKRVAIHPAGHLQTKPWGQKEFSLLDPDNNLLTFGQSI
- a CDS encoding GNAT family N-acetyltransferase codes for the protein MSITISDTRDIELEAILDLYSANKWSAADKPNELYKALINSDSLISAWDGNKLVGIGNAISDGYLVVYYPHLLVHPFYQGNGIGKMIVNKMQEKYGNFHMQMLTADGKAIEFYEKVGFSRAGQTSPMWIYKGNEH
- a CDS encoding TonB-dependent receptor domain-containing protein; protein product: MLLKKYLVIGAIFLVQLCVCAQNSEESVSLREISGTIRDSLNLKELKGVTITLIEENNQKIIDMQVTDESGDFTFFMDKNITCQIKITMIGYRTKLLQDIKQGNLPPKLGTIVLSYDIKELESVEISAVKPILENKLDRLIVHVERDAMLDGATALDALRKVPMVAIDMEDRISLRSNQQVQILINGKPSGMTGSHVADALRMLSANQIQTIEVMVQPTAKYDAAGGGVINIITKKRIQQNLHGTVASTIGTRQGDWNAGLNFGGERIGLSTHIGNTWSWPVMTQITSEHRTSDGRLVAFQHNDSKNRRLGYQTNIVMDFQVDTNNTFTSTFNFNQFAILTKNKITNPYHMIDLVPILNNSKQMSGGLDWSLDYRRGLRMKGQELAMSVQLSTSKNDMDLSIDSPPLLEEVRNSGANKEKTLQIDYVHPIGMTKVELGAKAIFRDITSETIQGIQVAQDPYHVSNDESLTYRQQVTAAYTSLTMDIGKDIQAIYGLRYEHTFLANNTDKGAEGFVRRYNHFIPNIILGYQVHEKLGLKTSYSQRIARPSLYFLNPFLNTSDPINHQQGNPALRAELAHNLELAGNLIDRNLMMSMTVYFRKTSDIIESIYTPRNQGNQTLMLQHFDNIGEAYVYGINMFASTTLFKVLSFRANLDFNLQEIRPYSQYTSHSIYVNRWLSNYKSFAGAAVDLKKGYLVESYVFFDSPQRVFQGHYSAFNLCTFTVKKKIGTDNGTVGLILVDPFSGRKNLPSHFRTPTHELNGNFILPFRSLSVSLSWKFGKGKYSSRNRRIINSDQKIEGNTGR